One Temnothorax longispinosus isolate EJ_2023e chromosome 8, Tlon_JGU_v1, whole genome shotgun sequence genomic region harbors:
- the Tbc1d22 gene encoding TBC1 domain family member 22B — MENQGYHHQAISTHQSFWKKNTRAVPGRPSLKQDVRPGKFNPTAIGSGNLAAGTANSSGGHGTGSGSGGSTSFQDFQESVDDAWDSGDDEFCTVSDVRISKRVSHSAALSVINSHRSGNKCSQPSHQANAKAVQREIIPEEKKAEALQRLAVQPLHLRNVNLHSQMINSQHSGEDAELKHGASPLHRPTQFPGRPQPLRQTNAPNKFFIPSKEQDGESKVDKFQLLLEASVLNLDELRQLSWSGVPAKLRSVTWRLLSEYLPANLERRQPALERKRLDYWNLVKQYYDVERDEGFQDTYRQIHIDIPRMSPLISLFQQTTVQLIFERILYIWAIRHPASGYVQGMNDLVTPFFLVFLQEAIPIQAWQDLENYDVASLSKEQRDIIEADSFWCLSKFLDGIQDNYIFAQLGIQHKVNQLKELIQRIDAPLHQHLHQHGVDYLQFSFRWMNNLLTREIPLHCTIRLWDTYLAESDRFASFQLYVCAAFLLRWRRHLLLQPDFQGLMLMLQNLPTQNWTDSEIGVLVAEAYKLKFTFADAPNHLQAHDTTTR, encoded by the exons ATGGAGAATCAAGGTTACCACCATCAAGCCATCTCGACTCACCAGTCTTTCTGGAAGAAGAATACGCGGGCTGTACCGGGAAG GCCAAGCCTGAAGCAGGACGTCAGGCCCGGCAAGTTCAATCCCACGGCGATTGGGTCCGGCAATCTGGCCGCCGGTACCGCCAACAGCAGCGGCGGTCACGGTACGGGAAGTGGAAGCGGGGGCTCCACTTCGTTTCAAGACTTTCAGGAGAGCGTGGACGATGCGTGGGACTCGGGGGACGACGAATTCTGTACAGTCTCGGATGTGAGGATATCGAAGAGGGTCAGCCACTCGGCGGCCCTTAGCGTCATCAATAGTCATAGATCTGGCAATAAGTGTTCACAGCCGTCCCATCAGGCGAATGCCAAGGCGGTCCAACGAGAAATTATTCCGGAGGAGAAGAAGGCGGAGGCTCTTCAGAGGCTGGCGGTGCAGCCGTTGCATCTGCGCAACGTGAATCTGCACTCGCAGATGATCAACAGCCAGCATTCCGGCGAGGATGCGGAGCTGAAGCACGGTGCATCGCCCCTGCATAGGCCGACGCAATTCCCCGGTAGACCGCAGCCGCTGAGGCAGACAAATGCTcccaataaattttttataccttCGAAGGAACAAG ACGGCGAGAGCAAGGTGGACAAGTTTCAGTTACTTTTGGAGGCGTCCGTGCTGAATCTAGATGAATTGAGGCAGCTATCGTGGTCGGGCGTGCCTGCCAAATTACGTTCCGTCACTTGGCGGTTATTGTCT GAGTACTTGCCGGCTAATCTGGAACGTAGGCAGCCCGCGTTGGAACGCAAACGATTGGACTACTGGAACTTGGTGAAGCAGTATTACGACGTCGAGCGGGATGAGGGTTTTCAGGACACGTATCGCCAGATTCATATCGACATCCCTAGAATGTCGCCGCTCATCTCGCTGTTTCAGCAGACGACGGTGCAGCTGATATTCGAGAGAATATTGTACATTTGGGCGATCAGACATCCTGCGTCTGGTTATGTCCAG GGTATGAATGACCTCGTGACACCCTTCTTCTTGGTCTTTCTGCAAGAGGCCATACCGATACAAGCCTGGCAGGATTTGGAAAATTACGACGTGGCATCGTTGTCGAAGGAGCAGCGTGACATTATCGAGGCGGACAGCTTTTGGTGTCTATCTAAATTCTTGGATGGTATACAGGACAACTACATATTTGCTCAGTTGGGTATCCAGCATAAAGTGAATCAGTTGAAGGAGCTGATACAGAGGATCGATG CGCCGTTGCATCAACACTTGCATCAGCACGGAGTGGATTATCTACAATTCTCCTTTCGGTGGATGAACAACCTGCTAACCAGGGAAATCCCGCTTCACTGTACCATCCGACTTTGGGACACGTATCTGGCGGAGTCCGACAGATTCGCCTCGTTTCAGCTCTACGTATGCGCGGCCTTCCTTCTTCGTTGGAGGCGACACTTGCTCTTGCAACCTGATTTTCAA GGGCTAATGTTAATGCTACAAAACCTGCCCACGCAAAACTGGACGGACTCGGAGATCGGCGTGCTGGTTGCCGAGGCGTACAAATTGAAGTTCACGTTCGCCGATGCGCCGAATCACCTGCAGGCCCACGATACAACGACCAGGTGA
- the LOC139817932 gene encoding tetratricopeptide repeat protein 39B, whose protein sequence is MSDVEADDEFQDAQESLPQLASMDLDTAIMESKRAIHCFFNNDFDEARKIMEPWADSSLYHSLGASVFAYLEAMFTFEQEHIEKASMMLKQCINLCSKHRKHTTITQNIGKMVKKINYDAYTIEEVHAELCYAESLLLKSMLTFVEDETLISFVKAGLKIRTCFLSYKECMTILKNRKWKDDNHKVHFEGGVHMGIGTFNLMISLLPARVIKLLEFIGFSGDKEYGLMELREGCNDRKGLRHVLCVLSLLTYNLIISFILSHSDGDLDWCEQVLEQELSVYPNSVWFLFFKGRLELTRANFEECIDWYIKSWKSQNVWPQFGILCYWELMWAHCSMQQWSKADTYATMLAEESNWSRTIYLYQKAAILLMQKPSTWSAEKQRVDSLMMEAPVYKQRIAGKSLPLEKFMIKKTERYFAQKKNLVVPVFELMYVWNMFRIIGKRQDLILNIFKKIEEEERELKAASKSDYHVDNEALLLLLKGACLRQMQHPLLAEECLRGVLQLEKSIKEDTYLLPYATVELALLAQDQGDTQLAISFLEDAKKNYTGYLLESRLHFRIHSDLMILTGKKTNNHTIKKHENDHRLETPIVANNSVIIAGPSADEIKT, encoded by the exons ATGTCGGACGTTGAAGCCGATGACGAG TTTCAAGATGCTCAGGAATCATTACCACA ACTCGCGTCTATGGATTTGGATACAGCGATAATGGAGTCGAAAAGGGCGATTCACTGTTTCTTCAACAACGACTTCGACGAGGCGAGAAAAATCATGGAGCCATGGGCGGACAGTAGCCTGTACCATTCTCTGGGGGCTAGCGTGTTCGCGTACCTAGAGGCGATGTTTACATTCGAACAA GAACACATCGAGAAGGCGTCGATGATGTTGAAGCAGTGTATAAACTTGTGCTCCAAACACCGAAAGCACACCACCATTACGCAAAACATCGGGAAAATGGTCAAGAAGATTAACTACGACGCTTACACGATCG AGGAAGTGCATGCGGAGCTCTGTTATGCCGAGTCGCTCCTCTTAAAATCGATGCTCACGTTTGTGGAGGACGAGACTTTGATCAGCTTTGTCAAGGCAGGACTGAAAATTCGTACCTGTTTTCTGTCGTACAA GGAATGCATGACGATCTTGAAAAACCGGAAGTGGAAAGACGATAATCACAAAGTGCATTTCGAAGGCGGCGTTCACATGGGCATCGGCACATTCAATTTg ATGATCTCGTTGCTACCGGCACGtgtcattaaattattagagTTTATCGGATTTTCCGGCGATAAG GAATACGGTCTAATGGAATTGAGAGAGGGCTGCAACGATAGGAAAGGCCTGCGACACGTCCTTTGCGTGTTGTCTCTACTGACCTACAATTTGATAATCTCCTTCATACTGAGCCACTCGGACGGCGATCTGGACTGGTGCGAGCAGGTGTTGGAGCAGGAACTGAGCGTCTATCCGAACAGTGTGTGGTTTCTGTTCTTCAAGGGAAGGCTGGAACTCACGCGGGCCAACTTCGAAGAGTGCATAGACTGGTATATAAAGTCGTGGAAAAGTCAGAATGTTTGGCCGCAGTTCGGTATTCTCTGTTATTGGGAATTGATGTGGGCGCACTGCTCGATGCAGCAGTGGAGCAAGGCGGATACGTACGCCACGATGCTGGCGGAAGAATCCAACTGGTCGCGCACTATCTACCTGTACCAGAAGGCCGCGATCCTGCTTATGCAGAAACCGTCGACCTGGAGCGCGGAGAAACAGCGAGTCGACAGCCTGATGATGGAGGCACCGGTTTATAAGCAGCGCATCGCCGGCAAGTCGCTGCCGTTGGAGAAGTTCATGATCAAGAAGACGGAGCGTTATTTTGCACAAAAGAAGAACCTAGTCGTGCCCGTGTTTGAGCTTATGTACGTGTGGAACATGTTCAGGATAATAGGCAAGCGACAggatttgatattaaatatattcaagaagatagaagaagaggaaagggAACTTAAAGCAGCCTC GAAAAGCGATTATCACGTAGACAACGAAGCGCTCCTGTTGCTACTGAAGGGCGCCTGTCTACGGCAAATGCAGCATCCTTTATTGGCGGAGGAGTGTCTGCGAGGCGTTTTACAATTGGAAAAATCTATCAAAGAGGACACGTACTTACTTCCTTATGCTACCGTGGAATTAGCGTTATTGGCACAAGATCAGGGCGACACTCAGCTGGCTATAAGCTTTTTGGAAGACGCCAA GAAAAACTATACGGGCTATTTACTGGAATCTAGATTGCACTTCAGAATACACTCGGATCTGATGATTTTGACCGGCAAGAAGACTAATAATCATACGATAAAGAAGCACGAGAATGATCATCGGCTGGAAACGCCTATTGTTGCCAATAATAGCGTTATTATTGCGGGTCCAAGTGCCGACGAGATTAAGACATAG